Proteins encoded within one genomic window of Pongo abelii isolate AG06213 chromosome 18, NHGRI_mPonAbe1-v2.0_pri, whole genome shotgun sequence:
- the ZNF23 gene encoding zinc finger protein 23 isoform X12: MLENYGNVASLGFPLLKPAVISQLEGGGELGGPSPLAAGRGLQGLRTDIQTDNDLTKEMYERKENVSFELQRDFSQETDFSEASLLEKQQEVYSAGNIKKEKSSTIDGTVKDETSPVEECFFSQSSNSYQCHTITGEQPSGCAGLGKSISFDTKLVKHEIINSEERPFKCEELVEPFRCDSQLTQHQENNTEEKPYQCSECGKAFSINEKLIWHQRLHSGEKPFKCVECGKSFSYSSHYITHQTIHSGEKPYQCKVCGKAFSVNGSLSRHQRIHTGEKPYQCKECGNGFSCSSAYITHQRVHTGEKPYECNDCGKAFNVNAKLIQHQRIHTGEKPYECNECGKGFRCSSQLRQHQSIHTGEKPYQCKECGKGFNNNTKLIQHQRIHTGEKPYECTECGKAFSVKGKLIQHQRIHTGEKPYECNECGKAFRCNSQFRQHLRIHTGEKPYECNECGKAFSVNGKLMRHQRIHTGEKPFECNECGRCFTSKRNLLDHHRIHTGEKPYQCKECGKAFSINAKLTRHQRIHTGEKPFKCMECEKAFSCSSNYIVHQRIHTGEKPFQCKECGKAFHVNAHLIRHQRSHTGEKPFRCVECGKGFSFSSDYIIHQTVHTWKKPYMCSVCGKAFRFSFQLSQHQSVHSEGKS; the protein is encoded by the exons ATGCTGGAGAATTATGGGAATGTGGCCTCCCTGG GATTTCCACTTCTCAAACCTGCTGTGATCTCACAGCTGGAGGGAGGAGGTGAGCTGGGGGGCCCATCTCCACTGGCTGCAGGAAGAGGCCTCCAGGGCCTCCGGACTG ATATTCAGACTGACAATGATTTGACAAAGGAAATGTATGAACGAAAAGAGAATGTATCATTTGAACTTCAAAGAGACTTTTCCCAGGAAACAGACTTTTCAGAAGCCTCTCTTCTAGAGAAACAACAGGAAGTCTACTCAGCAGGAAATATAAAGAAGGAGAAGAGCAGCACCATTGATGGAACAGTGAAAGATGAGACAAGCCCTGTGGAGGAGTGTTTTTTTAGTCAAAGTTCAAACTCATATCAGTGTCATACCATCACAGGAGAGCAGCCCTCTGGGTGTGCAGGATTGGGGAAATCCATCAGCTTTGATACAAAACTCGTTAAGCATGAAATAATTAATTCTGAGGAAAGACCTTTCAAATGTGAAGAATTAGTAGAGCCCTTTAGGTGTGACTCTCAACTTACTCAACATCAAGAAAACAACACTGAGGAAAAGCCTTATCAGTGTTCGGAGTGTGGCAAAGCTTTCAGCATTAACGAGAAATTAATTTGGCATCAGAGACTTCACAGTGGGGAGAAACCCTTCAAATGTGTGGAGTGTGGGAAAAGCTTCAGCTACAGTTCCCATTATATCACACATCAGACAATCCACAGTGGGGAGAAGCCCTATCAGTGTAAGGTGTGTGGGAAGGCCTTCAGTGTTAATGGAAGCCTAAGTAGGCATCAGAGAATCCATACAGGAGAGAAGCCCTATCAgtgcaaggaatgtggaaatggctTCAGCTGTAGTTCTGCATATATTACACATCAGAGagtccacactggagagaaaccttacgaGTGTAATGACTGTGGGAAAGCGTTCAATGTTAATGCAAAATTAATTCAACATCAGAGaatccacactggagagaaaccttatgaatgtaatgaatgtggaaaaggcTTCAGGTGCAGCTCCCAGCTTAGGCAGCATCAGAGCATCCACACAGGAGAAAAGCCCTATCAGTGTAAAGAGTGTGGAAAAGGCTTCAATAATAATACAAAACTCATTCAGCATCAGAGAATCCACACaggtgagaaaccctatgaatgcactgaatgtggaaaagccttcagtGTCAAAGGGAAGTTAATCCAACACCAGAGAATTCACACAGGCGAGAAACCCTATGAGTGTAATGAATGCGGGAAAGCCTTCAGATGTAACTCCCAATTTCGGCAGCATCTGAGAATTCACACTGGGGAGAAGCCCTATGAGTGTAATGAGTGTGGAAAGGCCTTCAGCGTTAATGGGAAACTAATGCggcatcagagaattcacactgggGAGAAACCTTTTGAATGTAATGAGTGTGGGAGATGCTTTACTTCTAAAAGAAACCTACTTGATCATCACCGAATCCATACTGGAGAAAAGCCCTAtcaatgtaaggaatgtgggaaagccttcagtaTCAATGCCAAACTAACTAGGCATCAGAGGATACATACTGGGGAGAAACCTTTCAAATGTATGGAATGTGAGAAAGCGTTCAGCTGTAGTTCTAACTATATTGTACACCAGAGAATccatacaggagagaaacccttTCAGTGTAAGGAGTGTGGAAAAGCCTTCCATGTTAATGCCCATTTAATTCGGCATCAGAGAAGCCATACTGGGGAGAAACCCTTCAGATGTGTGGAATGTGGCAAAGGCTTCAGCTTTAGTTCTGACTACATTATACATCAGACAGTCCACACTTGGAAGAAACCCtatatgtgtagtgtgtgtgggaAAGCATTCAGGTTTAGCTTCCAGCTCAGTCAGCATCAGAGTGTCCATAGTGAAGGAAAATCCTAA
- the ZNF23 gene encoding zinc finger protein 23 isoform X10, translating into MLENYGNVASLGFPLLKPAVISQLEGGGELGGPSPLAAGRGLQGLRTGKGVDIQTDNDLTKEMYERKENVSFELQRDFSQETDFSEASLLEKQQEVYSAGNIKKEKSSTIDGTVKDETSPVEECFFSQSSNSYQCHTITGEQPSGCAGLGKSISFDTKLVKHEIINSEERPFKCEELVEPFRCDSQLTQHQENNTEEKPYQCSECGKAFSINEKLIWHQRLHSGEKPFKCVECGKSFSYSSHYITHQTIHSGEKPYQCKVCGKAFSVNGSLSRHQRIHTGEKPYQCKECGNGFSCSSAYITHQRVHTGEKPYECNDCGKAFNVNAKLIQHQRIHTGEKPYECNECGKGFRCSSQLRQHQSIHTGEKPYQCKECGKGFNNNTKLIQHQRIHTGEKPYECTECGKAFSVKGKLIQHQRIHTGEKPYECNECGKAFRCNSQFRQHLRIHTGEKPYECNECGKAFSVNGKLMRHQRIHTGEKPFECNECGRCFTSKRNLLDHHRIHTGEKPYQCKECGKAFSINAKLTRHQRIHTGEKPFKCMECEKAFSCSSNYIVHQRIHTGEKPFQCKECGKAFHVNAHLIRHQRSHTGEKPFRCVECGKGFSFSSDYIIHQTVHTWKKPYMCSVCGKAFRFSFQLSQHQSVHSEGKS; encoded by the exons ATGCTGGAGAATTATGGGAATGTGGCCTCCCTGG GATTTCCACTTCTCAAACCTGCTGTGATCTCACAGCTGGAGGGAGGAGGTGAGCTGGGGGGCCCATCTCCACTGGCTGCAGGAAGAGGCCTCCAGGGCCTCCGGACTGGTAAGGGAG taGATATTCAGACTGACAATGATTTGACAAAGGAAATGTATGAACGAAAAGAGAATGTATCATTTGAACTTCAAAGAGACTTTTCCCAGGAAACAGACTTTTCAGAAGCCTCTCTTCTAGAGAAACAACAGGAAGTCTACTCAGCAGGAAATATAAAGAAGGAGAAGAGCAGCACCATTGATGGAACAGTGAAAGATGAGACAAGCCCTGTGGAGGAGTGTTTTTTTAGTCAAAGTTCAAACTCATATCAGTGTCATACCATCACAGGAGAGCAGCCCTCTGGGTGTGCAGGATTGGGGAAATCCATCAGCTTTGATACAAAACTCGTTAAGCATGAAATAATTAATTCTGAGGAAAGACCTTTCAAATGTGAAGAATTAGTAGAGCCCTTTAGGTGTGACTCTCAACTTACTCAACATCAAGAAAACAACACTGAGGAAAAGCCTTATCAGTGTTCGGAGTGTGGCAAAGCTTTCAGCATTAACGAGAAATTAATTTGGCATCAGAGACTTCACAGTGGGGAGAAACCCTTCAAATGTGTGGAGTGTGGGAAAAGCTTCAGCTACAGTTCCCATTATATCACACATCAGACAATCCACAGTGGGGAGAAGCCCTATCAGTGTAAGGTGTGTGGGAAGGCCTTCAGTGTTAATGGAAGCCTAAGTAGGCATCAGAGAATCCATACAGGAGAGAAGCCCTATCAgtgcaaggaatgtggaaatggctTCAGCTGTAGTTCTGCATATATTACACATCAGAGagtccacactggagagaaaccttacgaGTGTAATGACTGTGGGAAAGCGTTCAATGTTAATGCAAAATTAATTCAACATCAGAGaatccacactggagagaaaccttatgaatgtaatgaatgtggaaaaggcTTCAGGTGCAGCTCCCAGCTTAGGCAGCATCAGAGCATCCACACAGGAGAAAAGCCCTATCAGTGTAAAGAGTGTGGAAAAGGCTTCAATAATAATACAAAACTCATTCAGCATCAGAGAATCCACACaggtgagaaaccctatgaatgcactgaatgtggaaaagccttcagtGTCAAAGGGAAGTTAATCCAACACCAGAGAATTCACACAGGCGAGAAACCCTATGAGTGTAATGAATGCGGGAAAGCCTTCAGATGTAACTCCCAATTTCGGCAGCATCTGAGAATTCACACTGGGGAGAAGCCCTATGAGTGTAATGAGTGTGGAAAGGCCTTCAGCGTTAATGGGAAACTAATGCggcatcagagaattcacactgggGAGAAACCTTTTGAATGTAATGAGTGTGGGAGATGCTTTACTTCTAAAAGAAACCTACTTGATCATCACCGAATCCATACTGGAGAAAAGCCCTAtcaatgtaaggaatgtgggaaagccttcagtaTCAATGCCAAACTAACTAGGCATCAGAGGATACATACTGGGGAGAAACCTTTCAAATGTATGGAATGTGAGAAAGCGTTCAGCTGTAGTTCTAACTATATTGTACACCAGAGAATccatacaggagagaaacccttTCAGTGTAAGGAGTGTGGAAAAGCCTTCCATGTTAATGCCCATTTAATTCGGCATCAGAGAAGCCATACTGGGGAGAAACCCTTCAGATGTGTGGAATGTGGCAAAGGCTTCAGCTTTAGTTCTGACTACATTATACATCAGACAGTCCACACTTGGAAGAAACCCtatatgtgtagtgtgtgtgggaAAGCATTCAGGTTTAGCTTCCAGCTCAGTCAGCATCAGAGTGTCCATAGTGAAGGAAAATCCTAA
- the ZNF23 gene encoding zinc finger protein 23 isoform X11, with product MLENYGNVASLGFPLLKPAVISQLEGGGELGGPSPLAAGRGLQGLRTVDIQTDNDLTKEMYERKENVSFELQRDFSQETDFSEASLLEKQQEVYSAGNIKKEKSSTIDGTVKDETSPVEECFFSQSSNSYQCHTITGEQPSGCAGLGKSISFDTKLVKHEIINSEERPFKCEELVEPFRCDSQLTQHQENNTEEKPYQCSECGKAFSINEKLIWHQRLHSGEKPFKCVECGKSFSYSSHYITHQTIHSGEKPYQCKVCGKAFSVNGSLSRHQRIHTGEKPYQCKECGNGFSCSSAYITHQRVHTGEKPYECNDCGKAFNVNAKLIQHQRIHTGEKPYECNECGKGFRCSSQLRQHQSIHTGEKPYQCKECGKGFNNNTKLIQHQRIHTGEKPYECTECGKAFSVKGKLIQHQRIHTGEKPYECNECGKAFRCNSQFRQHLRIHTGEKPYECNECGKAFSVNGKLMRHQRIHTGEKPFECNECGRCFTSKRNLLDHHRIHTGEKPYQCKECGKAFSINAKLTRHQRIHTGEKPFKCMECEKAFSCSSNYIVHQRIHTGEKPFQCKECGKAFHVNAHLIRHQRSHTGEKPFRCVECGKGFSFSSDYIIHQTVHTWKKPYMCSVCGKAFRFSFQLSQHQSVHSEGKS from the exons ATGCTGGAGAATTATGGGAATGTGGCCTCCCTGG GATTTCCACTTCTCAAACCTGCTGTGATCTCACAGCTGGAGGGAGGAGGTGAGCTGGGGGGCCCATCTCCACTGGCTGCAGGAAGAGGCCTCCAGGGCCTCCGGACTG taGATATTCAGACTGACAATGATTTGACAAAGGAAATGTATGAACGAAAAGAGAATGTATCATTTGAACTTCAAAGAGACTTTTCCCAGGAAACAGACTTTTCAGAAGCCTCTCTTCTAGAGAAACAACAGGAAGTCTACTCAGCAGGAAATATAAAGAAGGAGAAGAGCAGCACCATTGATGGAACAGTGAAAGATGAGACAAGCCCTGTGGAGGAGTGTTTTTTTAGTCAAAGTTCAAACTCATATCAGTGTCATACCATCACAGGAGAGCAGCCCTCTGGGTGTGCAGGATTGGGGAAATCCATCAGCTTTGATACAAAACTCGTTAAGCATGAAATAATTAATTCTGAGGAAAGACCTTTCAAATGTGAAGAATTAGTAGAGCCCTTTAGGTGTGACTCTCAACTTACTCAACATCAAGAAAACAACACTGAGGAAAAGCCTTATCAGTGTTCGGAGTGTGGCAAAGCTTTCAGCATTAACGAGAAATTAATTTGGCATCAGAGACTTCACAGTGGGGAGAAACCCTTCAAATGTGTGGAGTGTGGGAAAAGCTTCAGCTACAGTTCCCATTATATCACACATCAGACAATCCACAGTGGGGAGAAGCCCTATCAGTGTAAGGTGTGTGGGAAGGCCTTCAGTGTTAATGGAAGCCTAAGTAGGCATCAGAGAATCCATACAGGAGAGAAGCCCTATCAgtgcaaggaatgtggaaatggctTCAGCTGTAGTTCTGCATATATTACACATCAGAGagtccacactggagagaaaccttacgaGTGTAATGACTGTGGGAAAGCGTTCAATGTTAATGCAAAATTAATTCAACATCAGAGaatccacactggagagaaaccttatgaatgtaatgaatgtggaaaaggcTTCAGGTGCAGCTCCCAGCTTAGGCAGCATCAGAGCATCCACACAGGAGAAAAGCCCTATCAGTGTAAAGAGTGTGGAAAAGGCTTCAATAATAATACAAAACTCATTCAGCATCAGAGAATCCACACaggtgagaaaccctatgaatgcactgaatgtggaaaagccttcagtGTCAAAGGGAAGTTAATCCAACACCAGAGAATTCACACAGGCGAGAAACCCTATGAGTGTAATGAATGCGGGAAAGCCTTCAGATGTAACTCCCAATTTCGGCAGCATCTGAGAATTCACACTGGGGAGAAGCCCTATGAGTGTAATGAGTGTGGAAAGGCCTTCAGCGTTAATGGGAAACTAATGCggcatcagagaattcacactgggGAGAAACCTTTTGAATGTAATGAGTGTGGGAGATGCTTTACTTCTAAAAGAAACCTACTTGATCATCACCGAATCCATACTGGAGAAAAGCCCTAtcaatgtaaggaatgtgggaaagccttcagtaTCAATGCCAAACTAACTAGGCATCAGAGGATACATACTGGGGAGAAACCTTTCAAATGTATGGAATGTGAGAAAGCGTTCAGCTGTAGTTCTAACTATATTGTACACCAGAGAATccatacaggagagaaacccttTCAGTGTAAGGAGTGTGGAAAAGCCTTCCATGTTAATGCCCATTTAATTCGGCATCAGAGAAGCCATACTGGGGAGAAACCCTTCAGATGTGTGGAATGTGGCAAAGGCTTCAGCTTTAGTTCTGACTACATTATACATCAGACAGTCCACACTTGGAAGAAACCCtatatgtgtagtgtgtgtgggaAAGCATTCAGGTTTAGCTTCCAGCTCAGTCAGCATCAGAGTGTCCATAGTGAAGGAAAATCCTAA
- the ZNF23 gene encoding zinc finger protein 23 isoform X13, translated as MYERKENVSFELQRDFSQETDFSEASLLEKQQEVYSAGNIKKEKSSTIDGTVKDETSPVEECFFSQSSNSYQCHTITGEQPSGCAGLGKSISFDTKLVKHEIINSEERPFKCEELVEPFRCDSQLTQHQENNTEEKPYQCSECGKAFSINEKLIWHQRLHSGEKPFKCVECGKSFSYSSHYITHQTIHSGEKPYQCKVCGKAFSVNGSLSRHQRIHTGEKPYQCKECGNGFSCSSAYITHQRVHTGEKPYECNDCGKAFNVNAKLIQHQRIHTGEKPYECNECGKGFRCSSQLRQHQSIHTGEKPYQCKECGKGFNNNTKLIQHQRIHTGEKPYECTECGKAFSVKGKLIQHQRIHTGEKPYECNECGKAFRCNSQFRQHLRIHTGEKPYECNECGKAFSVNGKLMRHQRIHTGEKPFECNECGRCFTSKRNLLDHHRIHTGEKPYQCKECGKAFSINAKLTRHQRIHTGEKPFKCMECEKAFSCSSNYIVHQRIHTGEKPFQCKECGKAFHVNAHLIRHQRSHTGEKPFRCVECGKGFSFSSDYIIHQTVHTWKKPYMCSVCGKAFRFSFQLSQHQSVHSEGKS; from the coding sequence ATGTATGAACGAAAAGAGAATGTATCATTTGAACTTCAAAGAGACTTTTCCCAGGAAACAGACTTTTCAGAAGCCTCTCTTCTAGAGAAACAACAGGAAGTCTACTCAGCAGGAAATATAAAGAAGGAGAAGAGCAGCACCATTGATGGAACAGTGAAAGATGAGACAAGCCCTGTGGAGGAGTGTTTTTTTAGTCAAAGTTCAAACTCATATCAGTGTCATACCATCACAGGAGAGCAGCCCTCTGGGTGTGCAGGATTGGGGAAATCCATCAGCTTTGATACAAAACTCGTTAAGCATGAAATAATTAATTCTGAGGAAAGACCTTTCAAATGTGAAGAATTAGTAGAGCCCTTTAGGTGTGACTCTCAACTTACTCAACATCAAGAAAACAACACTGAGGAAAAGCCTTATCAGTGTTCGGAGTGTGGCAAAGCTTTCAGCATTAACGAGAAATTAATTTGGCATCAGAGACTTCACAGTGGGGAGAAACCCTTCAAATGTGTGGAGTGTGGGAAAAGCTTCAGCTACAGTTCCCATTATATCACACATCAGACAATCCACAGTGGGGAGAAGCCCTATCAGTGTAAGGTGTGTGGGAAGGCCTTCAGTGTTAATGGAAGCCTAAGTAGGCATCAGAGAATCCATACAGGAGAGAAGCCCTATCAgtgcaaggaatgtggaaatggctTCAGCTGTAGTTCTGCATATATTACACATCAGAGagtccacactggagagaaaccttacgaGTGTAATGACTGTGGGAAAGCGTTCAATGTTAATGCAAAATTAATTCAACATCAGAGaatccacactggagagaaaccttatgaatgtaatgaatgtggaaaaggcTTCAGGTGCAGCTCCCAGCTTAGGCAGCATCAGAGCATCCACACAGGAGAAAAGCCCTATCAGTGTAAAGAGTGTGGAAAAGGCTTCAATAATAATACAAAACTCATTCAGCATCAGAGAATCCACACaggtgagaaaccctatgaatgcactgaatgtggaaaagccttcagtGTCAAAGGGAAGTTAATCCAACACCAGAGAATTCACACAGGCGAGAAACCCTATGAGTGTAATGAATGCGGGAAAGCCTTCAGATGTAACTCCCAATTTCGGCAGCATCTGAGAATTCACACTGGGGAGAAGCCCTATGAGTGTAATGAGTGTGGAAAGGCCTTCAGCGTTAATGGGAAACTAATGCggcatcagagaattcacactgggGAGAAACCTTTTGAATGTAATGAGTGTGGGAGATGCTTTACTTCTAAAAGAAACCTACTTGATCATCACCGAATCCATACTGGAGAAAAGCCCTAtcaatgtaaggaatgtgggaaagccttcagtaTCAATGCCAAACTAACTAGGCATCAGAGGATACATACTGGGGAGAAACCTTTCAAATGTATGGAATGTGAGAAAGCGTTCAGCTGTAGTTCTAACTATATTGTACACCAGAGAATccatacaggagagaaacccttTCAGTGTAAGGAGTGTGGAAAAGCCTTCCATGTTAATGCCCATTTAATTCGGCATCAGAGAAGCCATACTGGGGAGAAACCCTTCAGATGTGTGGAATGTGGCAAAGGCTTCAGCTTTAGTTCTGACTACATTATACATCAGACAGTCCACACTTGGAAGAAACCCtatatgtgtagtgtgtgtgggaAAGCATTCAGGTTTAGCTTCCAGCTCAGTCAGCATCAGAGTGTCCATAGTGAAGGAAAATCCTAA